A region from the Bactrocera dorsalis isolate Fly_Bdor chromosome 1, ASM2337382v1, whole genome shotgun sequence genome encodes:
- the LOC105223088 gene encoding tumor suppressor candidate 3, with protein sequence MNVLRRTVLLGLLVLAGFLVFTAAQGKQKTGLSLSEKVRNLHDMNMKKALLRFNGQKFREYVKNAPRNYSVVVMLTALAPSRQCQICRHAHDEFTIVANSYRYSPTYSNKLFFAMVDFDEGSDVFQTLRINTAPVFMHFPAKGKPKGPDTMDIHRVGFAAEAIAKFVHERTDVQIRIFRPPNYSGTVAMITLVALVGGFLYIRRNNLEFLYNKQIWGAVALFFCFAMISGQMWNHIRGPPLVHKSKNGGVAYIHGSSQGQLVVETYIIMFLNAMIVLGMVLLTESGTQSDQKRGRIMAIAGLLLVVVFFSFLLSVFRSKAQGYPYSFLFK encoded by the exons ATGAATGTTCTACGAAGAACGGTGTTGCTCGGGCTGCTAGTGCTTGCTGGTTTTCTGGTGTTCACTGCGGCACAGGGTAAACaaaag aCCGGACTATCCCTATCAGAGAAAGTGCGTAATTTACACgatatgaatatgaagaaaGCGTTGCTGCGCTTCAATGGACAAAAGTTCCGAGAGTACGTAAAGAATGCACCCAGAAATTACTCTGTTGTTGTGATGCTGACAGCTTTGGCTCCATCTCGACAATGTCAAATATGTCGCCACGCTCATGACGAATTTACAATTGTAGCAAATTCTTATCGCTACTCACCGACTTACTCGAATAAATTATTCTTTGCAATGGTCGATTTTGACGAGGGTTCCGATGTATTCCAAACATTGCGTATTAATACAGCACCAGTATTCATGCATTTCCCAGCGAAAGGTAAACCAAAAGGTCCAGATACCATGGATATACATCGTGTTGGTTTTGCTGCCGAAGCAATTGCGAAATTTGTTCATGAGCGAACTGACGTACAGATACGCATATTCCGCCCACCAAACTATTCTGGCACCGTAGCAATGATTACGCTTGTTGCATTAGTAGGCGGTTTTCTCTACATACGTCGCAACAATTTAGAGTTCCTATATAATAAACAGATTTGGGGCGCTGTGGCGTTATTCTTTTGCTTTGCCATGATTTCAGGACAAATGTGGAATCATATACGTGGTCCACCATTAGTGCATAAGAGCAAAAATGGAGGTGTTGCATATATACACGGTTCCTCTCAAGGACAACTAGTGGTGGAAACATACATCATTATGTTCTTGA ATGCTATGATTGTATTGGGAATGGTTCTGTTAACAGAATCTGGTACTCAAAGCGATCAGAAAAGAGGGCGAATTATGGCAATAGCGGGGCTATTACTGGTAGTAGTATTCTTTTCCTTTTTGTTATCGGTATTCCGATCAAAGGCACAAGGATATCCTTACAG ttttcttttcaaataa
- the LOC105223086 gene encoding ATP-binding cassette sub-family C member 10 isoform X1 — translation MGDTDVVVSWNWTEFCSTGIKPFAHNSNDLLPCFQEIVLQIPIYTIFATISAYNFGYYTRSVLRDELQLRLLYLRIGVAIVLAQLPVWKIFVFHHTGVKLYAVDVLVVATECVMWAVHVGYLLSTRRFGNLSHRGSLCMNVTWLAVLVLDVVWLHTSVSYDWWPWSLVTVIFDIFYALTLIPTGNAVFSTSFRHTSNREDESLLSNRYTYFHFDLNETHLGHAQDDASYTSRFIFNWVNPLITKGVAGGLKKIEDLFDLPDSLNISRISERLQICISQSKTLFWSLHKGFGREFYLIGILRFIADIAGFAGPLLLGGLLQNRSENDNAEPDWSPYLYALGLCATTWLSAICGTHFNWRMSMIGMKMRIGLVTAIYRKSLEARGLKSSRPDILNLMSTDTERIVNSCISFHSFWSIPFQLFTTLYLLYTQLGAAFLAGLIFGIVLIPINRLLAQRIGQYSRGLMSAKDQRLAATSETMSGAKQIKMHAWEDIFIEKIRTCRKMEVNFLKKRKYLDALCVYFWATTPVLMSFLTFGVSVLMGNPLIAASTYTSVALLNMLIGPLNAFPWVLNGLIEAWVSVKRVQELIDLPNLDFSSYYNPIIKSTGYENSTKLDDRPVVLEMKSATFEHENDTKQSNNGHQQEKFHLDNVNLTVRKGDLICLEGPVGGGKTALIDAIVAGINCTSGSVCVHELTSGFGYVPQSPWLQRGTIRDNIIWGSVFDEQWYKAVVYACALNDDLELIGGDLTGIGENGRTLSGGQRARVALARAVYQDKKIYLLDDILASLDAHVSRHIIKHCILGLLKEKTVIVVTRNVSLFYHAHQIIHVEDGKVTPSQYMFSSIDINLELEAGDSDDIYDCTRRSSLAVDDQNTSDKKSVDSIMLEESRKYGKISLSVLSCYWRAIGTPLAVTTLTFVILMQLTRNLSDAWLAHWVTDTTLDPQNNDTTLEHIVHVPQQFSNHTVPPHNTGYYLGIFASLAVLNSLATIARAFLFAFAGIKAAIYVHELLLHKVLYTKFNFFDITSVGRILNRFSSDTYTVDDSLPFILNILLAQLLGLAGALCISLYAMPWLGLIIIPMVPIYLNLQYRYRHASRDIKRLSSNALSPLYTHFTETLQGLVTIRTMRASARFQRDFHAKLEESIKAQLTSAAAQQWLSLRLQLLGVLLVAGAGFLTAITSAHVTNPGLVGLAISYALSITGLLSGLLNAVAETEQEFVAVERVNEYMQLEGEDNAEGTCDPPFGWPSQGALKFTNVELRYRDNLAPALHDINLRTEAFERVGVVGRTGAGKSTLVAALMRVAPLSRGEISLDCVNLKTLAVKVLRDRLGIIPQDPFLFEGTVRENLDPRHTYYDSEIWHALATCHAATQLVQSLGGLDGRIEKGGINLSAGQRQLMCLSRGLLKNAKVVCIDEGTSNLDDESAIAMQQALRNSFKSSTVLFIAHRLGGLQLMDRILVIEHGEIVEEGTPRDLAQNTTSLFHSMLQAQRINVEEFCAN, via the exons ATGGGTGACACAGACGTAGTAGTATCGTGGAATTGGACCGAGTTCTGCTCTACTGGAATAAAACCATTTGCTCACAACTCCAACGACTTATTACCCTGCTTTCAGGAGATTGTACTACAAATTccaatttatacaatatttgcgACAATATCTGCCTACAATTTTGGATATTATACGCGTAGTGTGTTACGTGATGAACTGCAATTACGCCTTCTTTATTTGCGTATAGGTGTGGCAATTGTGTTGGCACAACTtcctgtttggaaaatattcgTTTTTCATCATACAGGGGTTAAATTATATGCGGTCGACGTGTTGGTGGTGGCGACCGAATGTGTGATGTGGGCTGTACATGTGG GTTATTTATTATCCACACGCCGGTTTGGCAACCTCAGCCACCGCGGTTCGCTTTGTATGAATGTTACCTGGTTAGCTGTTTTAGTTTTGGATGTTGTTTGGTTACATACCAGCGTTAGTTATGATTGGTGGCCATGGAGCTTGGTAACGGTGATTTTCGATATTTTCTACGCTCTAACATTAATTCCTACGGGCAATGCTGTTTTCAGCACTTCTTTCCGTCATACTTCGAACAGA GAAGATGAATCGCTACTTAGCAACCGTTACACTTATTTCCATTTTGATTTAAATGAAACACATCTAGGACATGCACAAGATGACGCCAGTTATACGTCACGCTTCATTTTCAATTGGGTGAATCCGTTAATAACAAAAGGTGTCGCCGGCggtcttaaaaaaattgaagatcTCTTTGATCTACCCGattctttgaatatttcaaGAATAAGTGAACGTCTACAAATTTGTATTTCGCAATCGAAAACATTGTTTTGGTCATTGCATAAGGGATTCGGACgggaattttatttaataggTATTTTAAGATTTATTGCCGATATTGCTGGATTCGCTGGACCGTTATTGCTAGGTGGTCTTTTGCAAAATAGAAGCGAAAATGATAATGCAGAGCCAGATTGGAGTCCTTACCTGTACGCCTTGGGACTATGCGCCACAACATGGTTAT CGGCTATATGTGGAACTCATTTTAACTGGCGTATGTCAATGATCGGTATGAAAATGAGAATCGGACTTGTTACTGCTATATATCGCAAATCGTTAGAGGCACGCGGTCTTAAGAGTTCTCGTCCGGATATATTGAATCTAATGTCTACCGATACAGAAAGGATAGTGAATTCGTGCATAAGCTTTCACTCTTTTTGGAGCATACCATTTCAA ctTTTTACTACGCTCTATTTGCTCTATACGCAATTGGGCGCCGCATTTTTAGCTGGTTTAATATTCGGTATTGTACTGATACCAATAAATCGCTTACTGGCTCAACGTATTGGTCAATATTCGCGCGGTCTTATGAGCGCTAAAGACCAACGTTTGGCTGCGACCAGTGAAACAATGAGCGGTGCAAAGCAGATAAAAATGCATGCTTGGGAAGAtatatttattgagaaaattcGCACCTGTCGCAAGATGGaagtaaatttcttaaaaaaacgtAAATACTTGGATGCACTATGTGTTTACTTTTGGGCCACAACGCCAGTGCTGATGTCGTTTTTAACATTCGGCGTGTCTGTGCTGATGGGCAATCCACTGATAGCCGCGTCCACCTACACAAGTGTAGCGCTATTAAATATGTTAATTGGTCCGTTGAATGCATTTCCTTGGGTGCtcaatggacttattgaagCCTGGGTATCAGTGAAGCGTGTGCAGGAACTTATTGAT TTACCCAATTTAGATTTCTCATCTTATTATAATCCAATTATAAAATCTACTGGCTATGAGAACTCGACAAAGTTGGACGATAGACCTGTAGTTCTGGAAATGAAATCGGCAACTTTTGAACATGAAAATGACACAAAGCAAAGCAATAACGGGCATCAACAAGAAAAATTCCACTTAGATAATGTCAATTTAACAGTGAGAAAG GGCGATTTAATATGTCTCGAAGGACCCGTCGGTGGCGGCAAAACTGCTTTGATCGATGCTATAGTTGCTGGTATCAACTGCACATCCGGAAGTGTATGTGTGCACGAACTGACTTCGG GTTTCGGTTATGTGCCTCAATCACCTTGGCTGCAGCGTGGCACTATACGTGATAATATCATTTGGGGCAGTGTGTTTGATGAGCAATGGTACAAAGCTGTGGTATATGCCTGTGCGCTAAATGATGACTTAGAATTAATAGGCGGTGATTTAACTGGGATTGGCGAAAATGGGCGTACGTTGTCAGGCGGGCAGAGAGCGCGTGTGGCTTTAGCGCGAGCAGTTTATCAAGATAAGAAAA TCTATTTATTGGATGACATACTCGCCTCATTGGATGCGCACGTTTCACGACACATTATTAAACATTGTATATTGGGACTGCTAAAGGAGAAGACTGTTATTGTGGTTACGCGTAACGTATCGCTATTCTATCATGCTCATCAG ATAATCCATGTGGAGGATGGCAAAGTAACACCTAGCCAATACATGTTTTCAAGTATTGATATCAATTTAGAATTGGAAGCGGGCGACAGCGACGATATATACGATTGCACGCGCAGATCTTCACTTGCCGTCGATGATCAAAATACGTCTGATAAAAAGAGCGTTGATAGCATTATGCTGGAG GAATCACGAAAATATGGCAAAATCTCTTTGAGTGTCCTTTCTTGTTACTGGCGCGCCATTGGCACACCGCTGGCAGTGACCACATTAACTTTCGTAATACTTATGCAATTGACGCGAAATTTATCTGATGCATGGTTGGCACATTGGGTAACCGATACTACATTGGATCCACAAAATAATGACACAACTCTGGAGCATATTGTCCACGTGCCACAGCAGTTTAGCAATCACACTGTGCCACCACACAACACGGGTTATTATCTTGGAATTTTCGCCTCACTAGCAGTGCTGAATTCGCTAGCAACAATCGCACGCGCATTCCTCTTCGCTTTTGCCGGCATCAAAGccgccatatatgtacatgaacTATTGCTGCATAAAgttttatat acaaaattcaatttctttgaCATTACCTCCGTTGGCCGCATTTTGAATCGATTTTCTTCGGATACTTACACAGTCGACGATTCCTTACCATTCATACTAAATATACTCTTGGCACAGCTATTGGGTCTGGCAG gTGCACTTTGCATCAGTCTATATGCCATGCCTTGGTTGGGTCTGATTATCATACCCATGGTACCGATTTATCTCAATTTACAATATCGCTATCGCCACGCCTCGCGTGACATTAAACGACTTTCAAGCAATGCACTCTCACCACTCTATACACATTTCACTGAAACATTGCAAGGTCTTGTGACCATACGTACAATGCGTGCGAGTGCGCGCTTCCAACGTGACTTCCACGCCAAGCTGGAGGAGAGCATAAAGGCGCAGTTAACATCGGCAGCAGCGCAACAATGGCTAAGTCTACGCCTGCAATTGTTGGGCGTATTGCTTGTAGCTGGCGCTGGCTTTCTAACTGCTATTACATCGGCACATGTCACCAATCCAGGACTAGTTGGTTTGGCCATTTCGTATGCACTTTCAATTACTGGTCTATTAAGTGGATTACTTAATGCTGTGGCGGAAACGGAGCAGGAATTTGTCGCAGTCGAACGTGTAAATGAGTATATGCAGTTGGAGGGTGAAGATAATGCTGAAGGCACTTGTGATCCACCGTTCGGTTGGCCAAGTCAGGGTGCATTGAAATTCACAAACGTGGAACTGCGTTATCGCGACAATTTAGCACCCGCCCTACACGACATCAATTTGCGTACAGAGGCGTTTGAGCGCGTTGGCGTTGTTGGTCGCACTGGCGCAGGTAAGTCAACGCTGGTGGCGGCTTTGATGCGTGTGGCGCCACTAAGCCGCGGCGAAATCTcgttggattgtgtaaatttaaaaacattagcCGTGAAAGTACTGCGCGACCGTTTGGGTATTATACCGCAAGATCCTTTCCTGTTCGAAG GCACAGTACGCGAAAACCTTGATCCACGCCACACTTATTACGATTCGGAAATATGGCATGCACTAGCTACCTGTCATGCGGCCACACAATTAGTACAATCACTTGGTGGCTTGGATGGACGCATCGAGAAGGGCGGCATTAATCTATCAGCCGGTCAGCGACAACTTATGTGCCTATCACGCGGTTtgctcaaaaatgcaaaagTGGTTTGCATTGATGAGGGCACCTCCAATTTAGACGACGAATCAGCTATCGCTATGCAACAAGCGCTGCGGAATTCCTTTAAAAGTTCAACAGTACTCTTCATAGCGCATAGATTAGGCGGTCTACAGCTGATGGATCGAATTTTAGTTATCGAGCATGGTGAGATCGTAGAAGAGGGCACACCACGTGATTTGGCTCAAAACACAACATCACTCTTCCATAGTATGCTGCAAGCGCAACGCATCAATGTTGAGGAGTTTTGTGCGAATTAG
- the LOC105223089 gene encoding polyprenol reductase gives MLTDIYNTTYKFIELCNFNILNFIFIGFTVVIVIFGSLINIVETLLPDCLRQSFRYGKHCHKGPANALISMTEIPKSWFKHFYIFSFTWSLLALSLLLKGFIMNATAPELVLEFLDFVAGGQANRNVQVNSTSALVASVLLTIQCARRFYETNFVQIFSKNSKINWSHYLVGHLHYFGAILALLSNTEGFVRGTLPSAFSLKHITLIQCLCIFIFHFSWTQQYKSNMILVNLRKDAKSGEVKTENHLLPTGGFFNIISSPHMFFEVVMYLAILGLLHTSTTWLLVVIWVFVNQLANALLTHKWYKENFKNYPKNRKALIPFIL, from the exons ATGTTGACAGATATTTACAACACAACATATAAATTCATTGAATTGTgtaatttcaatatattaaactttatatttattggCTTTACCGTAGTGATTGTAATTTTCGGTAGCCTCATTAATATTGTCGAGACACTACTTCCAGATTGTCTGCGACAATCATTCCGCTATGGCAAGCATTGTCACAAAGGACCTGCTAATGCGTTAATTAGTATGACAGAAATACCAAAAAGTTGGTTTAAACATTTctacatattttcttttacgTGGTCTCTTTTGGCGCTTTCTCTGTTACTAAAGGGATTTATCATGAACGCTACAGCCCCAGAGTTAGTGCTtgaatttttagattttgttgctggtggccAAGCAAATAGAAATGTTCAAGTAAATTCCACTTCCGCTTTAGTTGCTAGCGTTCTATTGACAATTCAATGTGCAAGACgtttttatgaaacaaattttgtgcaaatattctccaaaaatagtaaaatcaaTTGGAGTCATTATTTAGTGGGCCACCTTCATTATTTTGGTGCAATATTAGCATTATTAAGTAATACTGAAGGATTTGTGAGAG GAACACTACCGTCAGCTTTCTCTTTAAAGCACATAACACTCATACAATGTCTCTGCATATTCATTTTCCACTTTAGCTGGACACAACAGTATAAGTCTAACATGATACTTGTTAATTTACGCAAGGATGCTAAGAGTGGAGAAGTTAAAACGGAAAATCATTTACTACCCACCGGTGGGTTCTTCAACATAATATCATCTCCCCATATGTTCTTCGAAGTTGTGATGTATTTGGCAATTTTGGGTCTATTGCATACAAGTACTACTTGGTTACTCGTAGTTATTTGGGTATTTGTTAACCAG TTGGCGAATGCTCTCCTTACACACAAATGGTacaaggaaaattttaaaaattatccaaaaaatagaaaagcacttattccttttattttataa
- the LOC105223086 gene encoding ATP-binding cassette sub-family C member 10 isoform X2: protein MNVTWLAVLVLDVVWLHTSVSYDWWPWSLVTVIFDIFYALTLIPTGNAVFSTSFRHTSNREDESLLSNRYTYFHFDLNETHLGHAQDDASYTSRFIFNWVNPLITKGVAGGLKKIEDLFDLPDSLNISRISERLQICISQSKTLFWSLHKGFGREFYLIGILRFIADIAGFAGPLLLGGLLQNRSENDNAEPDWSPYLYALGLCATTWLSAICGTHFNWRMSMIGMKMRIGLVTAIYRKSLEARGLKSSRPDILNLMSTDTERIVNSCISFHSFWSIPFQLFTTLYLLYTQLGAAFLAGLIFGIVLIPINRLLAQRIGQYSRGLMSAKDQRLAATSETMSGAKQIKMHAWEDIFIEKIRTCRKMEVNFLKKRKYLDALCVYFWATTPVLMSFLTFGVSVLMGNPLIAASTYTSVALLNMLIGPLNAFPWVLNGLIEAWVSVKRVQELIDLPNLDFSSYYNPIIKSTGYENSTKLDDRPVVLEMKSATFEHENDTKQSNNGHQQEKFHLDNVNLTVRKGDLICLEGPVGGGKTALIDAIVAGINCTSGSVCVHELTSGFGYVPQSPWLQRGTIRDNIIWGSVFDEQWYKAVVYACALNDDLELIGGDLTGIGENGRTLSGGQRARVALARAVYQDKKIYLLDDILASLDAHVSRHIIKHCILGLLKEKTVIVVTRNVSLFYHAHQIIHVEDGKVTPSQYMFSSIDINLELEAGDSDDIYDCTRRSSLAVDDQNTSDKKSVDSIMLEESRKYGKISLSVLSCYWRAIGTPLAVTTLTFVILMQLTRNLSDAWLAHWVTDTTLDPQNNDTTLEHIVHVPQQFSNHTVPPHNTGYYLGIFASLAVLNSLATIARAFLFAFAGIKAAIYVHELLLHKVLYTKFNFFDITSVGRILNRFSSDTYTVDDSLPFILNILLAQLLGLAGALCISLYAMPWLGLIIIPMVPIYLNLQYRYRHASRDIKRLSSNALSPLYTHFTETLQGLVTIRTMRASARFQRDFHAKLEESIKAQLTSAAAQQWLSLRLQLLGVLLVAGAGFLTAITSAHVTNPGLVGLAISYALSITGLLSGLLNAVAETEQEFVAVERVNEYMQLEGEDNAEGTCDPPFGWPSQGALKFTNVELRYRDNLAPALHDINLRTEAFERVGVVGRTGAGKSTLVAALMRVAPLSRGEISLDCVNLKTLAVKVLRDRLGIIPQDPFLFEGTVRENLDPRHTYYDSEIWHALATCHAATQLVQSLGGLDGRIEKGGINLSAGQRQLMCLSRGLLKNAKVVCIDEGTSNLDDESAIAMQQALRNSFKSSTVLFIAHRLGGLQLMDRILVIEHGEIVEEGTPRDLAQNTTSLFHSMLQAQRINVEEFCAN, encoded by the exons ATGAATGTTACCTGGTTAGCTGTTTTAGTTTTGGATGTTGTTTGGTTACATACCAGCGTTAGTTATGATTGGTGGCCATGGAGCTTGGTAACGGTGATTTTCGATATTTTCTACGCTCTAACATTAATTCCTACGGGCAATGCTGTTTTCAGCACTTCTTTCCGTCATACTTCGAACAGA GAAGATGAATCGCTACTTAGCAACCGTTACACTTATTTCCATTTTGATTTAAATGAAACACATCTAGGACATGCACAAGATGACGCCAGTTATACGTCACGCTTCATTTTCAATTGGGTGAATCCGTTAATAACAAAAGGTGTCGCCGGCggtcttaaaaaaattgaagatcTCTTTGATCTACCCGattctttgaatatttcaaGAATAAGTGAACGTCTACAAATTTGTATTTCGCAATCGAAAACATTGTTTTGGTCATTGCATAAGGGATTCGGACgggaattttatttaataggTATTTTAAGATTTATTGCCGATATTGCTGGATTCGCTGGACCGTTATTGCTAGGTGGTCTTTTGCAAAATAGAAGCGAAAATGATAATGCAGAGCCAGATTGGAGTCCTTACCTGTACGCCTTGGGACTATGCGCCACAACATGGTTAT CGGCTATATGTGGAACTCATTTTAACTGGCGTATGTCAATGATCGGTATGAAAATGAGAATCGGACTTGTTACTGCTATATATCGCAAATCGTTAGAGGCACGCGGTCTTAAGAGTTCTCGTCCGGATATATTGAATCTAATGTCTACCGATACAGAAAGGATAGTGAATTCGTGCATAAGCTTTCACTCTTTTTGGAGCATACCATTTCAA ctTTTTACTACGCTCTATTTGCTCTATACGCAATTGGGCGCCGCATTTTTAGCTGGTTTAATATTCGGTATTGTACTGATACCAATAAATCGCTTACTGGCTCAACGTATTGGTCAATATTCGCGCGGTCTTATGAGCGCTAAAGACCAACGTTTGGCTGCGACCAGTGAAACAATGAGCGGTGCAAAGCAGATAAAAATGCATGCTTGGGAAGAtatatttattgagaaaattcGCACCTGTCGCAAGATGGaagtaaatttcttaaaaaaacgtAAATACTTGGATGCACTATGTGTTTACTTTTGGGCCACAACGCCAGTGCTGATGTCGTTTTTAACATTCGGCGTGTCTGTGCTGATGGGCAATCCACTGATAGCCGCGTCCACCTACACAAGTGTAGCGCTATTAAATATGTTAATTGGTCCGTTGAATGCATTTCCTTGGGTGCtcaatggacttattgaagCCTGGGTATCAGTGAAGCGTGTGCAGGAACTTATTGAT TTACCCAATTTAGATTTCTCATCTTATTATAATCCAATTATAAAATCTACTGGCTATGAGAACTCGACAAAGTTGGACGATAGACCTGTAGTTCTGGAAATGAAATCGGCAACTTTTGAACATGAAAATGACACAAAGCAAAGCAATAACGGGCATCAACAAGAAAAATTCCACTTAGATAATGTCAATTTAACAGTGAGAAAG GGCGATTTAATATGTCTCGAAGGACCCGTCGGTGGCGGCAAAACTGCTTTGATCGATGCTATAGTTGCTGGTATCAACTGCACATCCGGAAGTGTATGTGTGCACGAACTGACTTCGG GTTTCGGTTATGTGCCTCAATCACCTTGGCTGCAGCGTGGCACTATACGTGATAATATCATTTGGGGCAGTGTGTTTGATGAGCAATGGTACAAAGCTGTGGTATATGCCTGTGCGCTAAATGATGACTTAGAATTAATAGGCGGTGATTTAACTGGGATTGGCGAAAATGGGCGTACGTTGTCAGGCGGGCAGAGAGCGCGTGTGGCTTTAGCGCGAGCAGTTTATCAAGATAAGAAAA TCTATTTATTGGATGACATACTCGCCTCATTGGATGCGCACGTTTCACGACACATTATTAAACATTGTATATTGGGACTGCTAAAGGAGAAGACTGTTATTGTGGTTACGCGTAACGTATCGCTATTCTATCATGCTCATCAG ATAATCCATGTGGAGGATGGCAAAGTAACACCTAGCCAATACATGTTTTCAAGTATTGATATCAATTTAGAATTGGAAGCGGGCGACAGCGACGATATATACGATTGCACGCGCAGATCTTCACTTGCCGTCGATGATCAAAATACGTCTGATAAAAAGAGCGTTGATAGCATTATGCTGGAG GAATCACGAAAATATGGCAAAATCTCTTTGAGTGTCCTTTCTTGTTACTGGCGCGCCATTGGCACACCGCTGGCAGTGACCACATTAACTTTCGTAATACTTATGCAATTGACGCGAAATTTATCTGATGCATGGTTGGCACATTGGGTAACCGATACTACATTGGATCCACAAAATAATGACACAACTCTGGAGCATATTGTCCACGTGCCACAGCAGTTTAGCAATCACACTGTGCCACCACACAACACGGGTTATTATCTTGGAATTTTCGCCTCACTAGCAGTGCTGAATTCGCTAGCAACAATCGCACGCGCATTCCTCTTCGCTTTTGCCGGCATCAAAGccgccatatatgtacatgaacTATTGCTGCATAAAgttttatat acaaaattcaatttctttgaCATTACCTCCGTTGGCCGCATTTTGAATCGATTTTCTTCGGATACTTACACAGTCGACGATTCCTTACCATTCATACTAAATATACTCTTGGCACAGCTATTGGGTCTGGCAG gTGCACTTTGCATCAGTCTATATGCCATGCCTTGGTTGGGTCTGATTATCATACCCATGGTACCGATTTATCTCAATTTACAATATCGCTATCGCCACGCCTCGCGTGACATTAAACGACTTTCAAGCAATGCACTCTCACCACTCTATACACATTTCACTGAAACATTGCAAGGTCTTGTGACCATACGTACAATGCGTGCGAGTGCGCGCTTCCAACGTGACTTCCACGCCAAGCTGGAGGAGAGCATAAAGGCGCAGTTAACATCGGCAGCAGCGCAACAATGGCTAAGTCTACGCCTGCAATTGTTGGGCGTATTGCTTGTAGCTGGCGCTGGCTTTCTAACTGCTATTACATCGGCACATGTCACCAATCCAGGACTAGTTGGTTTGGCCATTTCGTATGCACTTTCAATTACTGGTCTATTAAGTGGATTACTTAATGCTGTGGCGGAAACGGAGCAGGAATTTGTCGCAGTCGAACGTGTAAATGAGTATATGCAGTTGGAGGGTGAAGATAATGCTGAAGGCACTTGTGATCCACCGTTCGGTTGGCCAAGTCAGGGTGCATTGAAATTCACAAACGTGGAACTGCGTTATCGCGACAATTTAGCACCCGCCCTACACGACATCAATTTGCGTACAGAGGCGTTTGAGCGCGTTGGCGTTGTTGGTCGCACTGGCGCAGGTAAGTCAACGCTGGTGGCGGCTTTGATGCGTGTGGCGCCACTAAGCCGCGGCGAAATCTcgttggattgtgtaaatttaaaaacattagcCGTGAAAGTACTGCGCGACCGTTTGGGTATTATACCGCAAGATCCTTTCCTGTTCGAAG GCACAGTACGCGAAAACCTTGATCCACGCCACACTTATTACGATTCGGAAATATGGCATGCACTAGCTACCTGTCATGCGGCCACACAATTAGTACAATCACTTGGTGGCTTGGATGGACGCATCGAGAAGGGCGGCATTAATCTATCAGCCGGTCAGCGACAACTTATGTGCCTATCACGCGGTTtgctcaaaaatgcaaaagTGGTTTGCATTGATGAGGGCACCTCCAATTTAGACGACGAATCAGCTATCGCTATGCAACAAGCGCTGCGGAATTCCTTTAAAAGTTCAACAGTACTCTTCATAGCGCATAGATTAGGCGGTCTACAGCTGATGGATCGAATTTTAGTTATCGAGCATGGTGAGATCGTAGAAGAGGGCACACCACGTGATTTGGCTCAAAACACAACATCACTCTTCCATAGTATGCTGCAAGCGCAACGCATCAATGTTGAGGAGTTTTGTGCGAATTAG